A window of Devosia chinhatensis genomic DNA:
GCCCCACATTGCTCATCGCGTCGCGCATCAGGCGCCCGATTAGGAATTCAAGGCTTAGATAATAGACGCGCTTGTTGGACGTCCGCCATGTCTCGCGGGAGGATTCCATCCAGCGGTCCATGATGCGGTCCCGAACCACGAGAATCGTGGCGCGCAGCCAATCGTGCGGACGGGCGACAATCGGGTCCTTGCCGACTGAATAAATCAGGCGTTCAAGAATTTCCGACTGCAGCGCTTCAACATTTGTCGCACGGGGCTCGGGCGTGGGCGCATCGTAGACGATCGGCTTTTGCGGCATATCGCAATCCAGTGTTCATGACGATGTTCCCCTCAGAATGGAGATAGTCTTGCACTTAATTTGTGCATCGAAAAGCCCCCTCGCGAGAGTCTTCCCCTCAGCTGCTTTGTGTTTGGCTAACGGCGCGTTCCGCGCTCTCCTGTGAAATGGAAACCCCGCTCTCGCGCGCCTGCTCCTGGGCATTGCTGATCAGGAGCTGGCTGAGATTGCGCCAGTCCTCACCCGCCAATTGCCGCTCGAAACGTTGCCGGTCCCGACTGCGCACGCCCTCGATGACCTCGTCGGCCTCCTCCTGGGTTGCGCCCAGCATCGTGACGGCGGCGCTACCGAAGACCAACGCCGATTCGAACGTCTCGCGCACCTGCATGTCGGCGCCCGCCCGTACCAGCTCAATACCATGCGGTCGGTCGAAGGCCCGCGCCACCACCTTGGCCAGCGGAAACGCCTCGGCCAGCAATTCCACGATCCGGGTCGTCTGCTGCTTGTTGTTGGTACAGACCAGGATCAGGTCTGCGGTGCCTGCTCCCGCCGCCCGCAGGATGTCGAGCCGTGTGCCGTCGCCATAATAGACCTTGAAGCCGATCTGGGCGGCGGCTCGGATCATGTCGGTATCGTTGTCGATGATCGAGACCGAATGGCGCAGCGCGAGAAGCGGCTGGCTGGCAATCTGCCCGAACCGTCCGAAGCCTATGATCAGCACCTTGGACGACAGCCCATTGGCCGTCTCGACGCCGTCCATGGATTGGACAGTCTTGGGCATCAGGAACCGCATGCCGATAATGGCGAACGGCGTCAGGACCATCGAGAGGATGACCGTGGCGGTGAAGATGGCATTGGTGGGCGCATCGATGAGGCCAGTGGCCACCGCTGTCGTATAGAGCACGAAGGCGAACTCACCGCCCTGCCCCATCAGCACGGCGCGCTCCAGCGCTTCGGCATGGCCCGAGCGCAGTACCCGGGCGATGACATAGATGGCAATGGCCTTCACCAGCATGTAGCAGACGACGCTCGTGGCAATGATCTGCCAGTTCGACCAGACGACGGCCAGGTCCAGCGACATCCCTACCGCCAGGAAGAACAGTCCCAGCAACAGGCCTCGGAACGGCTCGACGTCCGCCTCCAGCTGATGCTTGAAGGTCGAGGTGGACAGCAGCACCCCTGCGAGGAACGCGCCCATGGCCATGGACAACCCGCTCACCTGGAACAACAGCGCCGCCCCCAACACCACCAGCAGCGCGCCGGCCGTCATCACCTCGCGCACCCGTGCCTGCGCCAGCAGCGCAAAGAAAGGGTTCATGATCTTTCGCCCCACAAAGATCAGCAGCACGATGGCGCCGACAGCGATTCCCAGCGCGACCACCCGCGTGAGCAGGTCG
This region includes:
- a CDS encoding monovalent cation:proton antiporter-2 (CPA2) family protein, which gives rise to MAGEVVAHAAEAAHHGVDLIPIVALLAAGTIAVPIFKRLGLGAVLGYLAAGLLLGPSGIGLISDPAAVLAAAELGVVLFLFIIGLEMEPSKLWALRRQIFGLGVIQVGLCGALLTGTGILLGFTPVVAFVFGMGFVLTSTAIVMQILGERGELATDGGQKMVSILLLEDLAIVPLLAVVALLAPSTGETDLLTRVVALGIAVGAIVLLIFVGRKIMNPFFALLAQARVREVMTAGALLVVLGAALLFQVSGLSMAMGAFLAGVLLSTSTFKHQLEADVEPFRGLLLGLFFLAVGMSLDLAVVWSNWQIIATSVVCYMLVKAIAIYVIARVLRSGHAEALERAVLMGQGGEFAFVLYTTAVATGLIDAPTNAIFTATVILSMVLTPFAIIGMRFLMPKTVQSMDGVETANGLSSKVLIIGFGRFGQIASQPLLALRHSVSIIDNDTDMIRAAAQIGFKVYYGDGTRLDILRAAGAGTADLILVCTNNKQQTTRIVELLAEAFPLAKVVARAFDRPHGIELVRAGADMQVRETFESALVFGSAAVTMLGATQEEADEVIEGVRSRDRQRFERQLAGEDWRNLSQLLISNAQEQARESGVSISQESAERAVSQTQSS